A single window of Methylacidimicrobium sp. AP8 DNA harbors:
- a CDS encoding HAD-IIIA family hydrolase, with protein MKRRAVFFDRDDTLIKNFPYLGDPEKIVLAEGAKESLARLRDAGFLLFLVSNQSGVGRGWLRPQDVEAVNRSLQKRLEISFAKIYLSFAAPDNDPLGDRKPSPLLLWRAAAEFDIALRRSYFVGDRIADVLCGRNAGCRTVLLADDRPDPETERAAEWARNLADRVVPSLPAAADWILASTDPA; from the coding sequence ATGAAGAGGCGGGCTGTCTTCTTTGATCGGGACGATACCCTGATCAAAAATTTCCCCTACTTAGGAGATCCGGAGAAGATCGTCCTTGCCGAGGGAGCTAAGGAAAGCCTCGCCCGTCTCCGGGACGCCGGCTTCCTGCTCTTCCTGGTCAGCAATCAATCCGGTGTAGGCCGCGGCTGGCTGCGCCCGCAAGACGTTGAGGCGGTCAACCGGTCCCTTCAGAAGCGGCTAGAAATCTCGTTTGCAAAGATCTATCTTTCCTTTGCCGCTCCCGACAACGACCCGCTAGGCGATCGGAAACCCTCTCCGCTCCTCCTCTGGCGCGCTGCGGCTGAATTCGACATCGCGCTCCGCCGATCCTATTTCGTCGGCGATCGGATCGCCGACGTCCTCTGTGGACGGAATGCCGGCTGCCGCACCGTCCTCCTTGCCGACGACCGGCCGGATCCAGAGACCGAGCGGGCGGCGGAGTGGGCGCGGAACCTTGCGGACCGGGTGGTTCCTTCCTTGCCGGCAGCGGCGGATTGGATTTTGGCCTCGACGGATCCCGCCTGA